The Struthio camelus isolate bStrCam1 chromosome 24, bStrCam1.hap1, whole genome shotgun sequence genome includes a window with the following:
- the CTTNBP2NL gene encoding CTTNBP2 N-terminal-like protein isoform X1, whose protein sequence is MHLPGRCSDGPDILNMSRKVMQLLTIFRMNLEKLSKPELLTLFSILEGELEARDLVIEALKAQHRDTFIEERYGKYNISDPLMALQRDFETLKEGNHGEKQPVCSNPLSVLKVVMKHCKNMQERMLSQLAAAESRHRKVILDLEEERQRHAQDTAEGDDVTYMLEKERERLTQQLEFEKSQVKKFEKEQKKLSSQLEEERARHKQLSSMLVVECKKATAKAAEEGQKTAELSLKLEKEKSKVSKLEEELASKRKRGLQMEAQVEKQLSEFDIEREQLKAKLNREENRTKALKEEVECLKKALKELEASCQKHSPAEPVQPKPSMMSRGVTTDSATVKSVSCQTECLQADRADPASTSKAVHTTFPSPTPPTHSYAKSNGHCDTDIQMGSELQQTNIAENQVQKEKLAGTAPESAVENGSSPVRTESPVHLMSQLPSGGVSLSPSSTAASSLTPSPCSSPVLTKRLVGATASSPGYQSSYQVGINQRFHAARHKFQSQAEQDHQSSGLQSPPSRDLSPTLADNSAAKQLARNTVTQVLSRFTSQQGPIKPVSPNSSPFGTDYRNLANAVSPKSESGHSPSAGKVSSPLSPLSPGIKSPTIPRAERGNPPPIPPKKPGLAQSPAAPTPITKTASQASSLGAPMDVASSCSNNTVVSNGKDIEILLPTSS, encoded by the exons ATGCATCTCCCAGGCAGGTGTTCGGATGGTccagatattttaaatatgtcCAGGAAAGTAATGCAGCTCTTGACT attttcaggaTGAATCTGGAAAAACTCAGCAAACCAGAACTACTGACGCTGTTTAGCATTCTTGAGGGAGAATTAGAAGCAAGAGATCTTGTCATAGAAGCCTTAAAG GCTCAGCATAGAGACACGTTCATTGAAGAACGCTATGGAAAGTACAATATCAGCGATCCACTAATGGCTTTGCAGAGAGATTTTGAGACCCTAAAAGAAGGAAATCACGGTGAAAAGCAACCAGTCTGCTCCAATCCCTTATCTGTTTTGAAAGTGGTGATGAAACATTGCAAGAATATGCAGGAAAGAATGTTATCCCAACttgctgctgcagaaagcagacacAGAAAG GTGATACTGGACCTTGAGGAAGAAAGACAGCGGCATGCCCAGGACACGGCGGAGGGGGATGATGTCACCTACAtgctggagaaggagagggagcgGCTCACCCAGCAG TTGGAGTTTGAAAAATCCCAAgtgaaaaagtttgaaaaagaacagaaaaagctgtcaagccagctggaggaggagagggcacgccACAAGCAACTGTCCTCCATGCTTGTAGTGGAGTGCAAGAAAGCCACTGCCAAAGCAGCTGAAGAGGGACAGAAGACGGCAGAACTGAGCTTGAAattggaaaaagagaagagtaaGGTGAGCAAactggaggaggagctggcatCCAAGAGGAAGCGGGGTTTACAGATGGAAGCACAAGTAGAAAAGCAGCTCTCAGAGTTTGACATTGAAAGAGAACAGCTGAAAGCCAAgctgaacagagaagaaaatcgTACAAAAGCCCTGAAAGAAGAGGTGGAATGTTTGAAGAAAGCCCTGAAAGAGCTGGAAGCTTCTTGCCAGAAGCACAGTCCTGCTGAGCCTGTGCAGCCAAAGCCCTCAATGATGTCCAGAGGTGTCACAACCGACAGTGCCACAGTGAAGTCTGTGTCTTGCCAGACAGAGTGTCTGCAGGCGGACAGAGCAGATCCTGCCAGCACAAGCAAAGCTGTGCATACCACATTtcccagccccactccacctaCTCATTCCTATGCAAAATCCAATGGTCATTGTGATACTGACATACAAATGGGAAGTGAGCTACAGCAGACAAATATAGCAGAGAACCAAGTTCAAAAGGAGAAGTTAGCTGGTACAGCCCCAGAAAGTGCAGTTGAGAATGGAAGTTCTCCTGTAAGAACAGAGTCACCAGTCCATCTGATGTCCCAGCTCCCTTCTGGTGGAGTCTCCCTGtctcccagcagcacagctgcatccTCTCTAACACCTTCTCCCTGTTCCTCACCAGTTCTGACTAAACGCTTAGTGGGAGCTACAGCAAGCAGCCCTGGTTACCAGTCATCCTACCAGGTGGGGATCAATCAACGTTTCCACGCAGCTCGGCACAAGTTTCAATCTCAGGCTGAACAGGACCATCAGTCAAGTGGTCTGCAGAGCCCGCCATCAAGGGATTTGTCTCCTACTCTAGCAGATAACTCTGCTGCCAAGCAGCTAGCCCGCAATACAGTCACTCAGGTCCTTTCCAGATTTACCAGCCAGCAGGGCCCTATTAAACCAGTCTCCCCTAATAGCTCGCCGTTTGGCACAGACTATCGAAATCTGGCAAATGCTGTGAGCCCCAAAAGTGAATCTGGTCATTCTCCAAGTGCAGGCAAGGTTTCCAGTCCACTAAGCCCGTTGTCTCCTGGAATTAAATCGCCAACCATTCCTAGAGCAGAAAGAGGGAATCCGCCACCCATTCCCCCAAAGAAACCTGGCCTTGCTCAGTCACCTGCTGCTCCTACTCCCATAACCAAAACCGCTTCTCAGGCATCTTCTCTAGGTGCCCCCATGGACGTGGCAAGTAGCTGCTCTAACAATACTGTAGTGTCAAACGGTAAAGACATTGAGATACTCCTGCCAACTAGCAGCTAG
- the CTTNBP2NL gene encoding CTTNBP2 N-terminal-like protein isoform X2: MNLEKLSKPELLTLFSILEGELEARDLVIEALKAQHRDTFIEERYGKYNISDPLMALQRDFETLKEGNHGEKQPVCSNPLSVLKVVMKHCKNMQERMLSQLAAAESRHRKVILDLEEERQRHAQDTAEGDDVTYMLEKERERLTQQLEFEKSQVKKFEKEQKKLSSQLEEERARHKQLSSMLVVECKKATAKAAEEGQKTAELSLKLEKEKSKVSKLEEELASKRKRGLQMEAQVEKQLSEFDIEREQLKAKLNREENRTKALKEEVECLKKALKELEASCQKHSPAEPVQPKPSMMSRGVTTDSATVKSVSCQTECLQADRADPASTSKAVHTTFPSPTPPTHSYAKSNGHCDTDIQMGSELQQTNIAENQVQKEKLAGTAPESAVENGSSPVRTESPVHLMSQLPSGGVSLSPSSTAASSLTPSPCSSPVLTKRLVGATASSPGYQSSYQVGINQRFHAARHKFQSQAEQDHQSSGLQSPPSRDLSPTLADNSAAKQLARNTVTQVLSRFTSQQGPIKPVSPNSSPFGTDYRNLANAVSPKSESGHSPSAGKVSSPLSPLSPGIKSPTIPRAERGNPPPIPPKKPGLAQSPAAPTPITKTASQASSLGAPMDVASSCSNNTVVSNGKDIEILLPTSS, translated from the exons aTGAATCTGGAAAAACTCAGCAAACCAGAACTACTGACGCTGTTTAGCATTCTTGAGGGAGAATTAGAAGCAAGAGATCTTGTCATAGAAGCCTTAAAG GCTCAGCATAGAGACACGTTCATTGAAGAACGCTATGGAAAGTACAATATCAGCGATCCACTAATGGCTTTGCAGAGAGATTTTGAGACCCTAAAAGAAGGAAATCACGGTGAAAAGCAACCAGTCTGCTCCAATCCCTTATCTGTTTTGAAAGTGGTGATGAAACATTGCAAGAATATGCAGGAAAGAATGTTATCCCAACttgctgctgcagaaagcagacacAGAAAG GTGATACTGGACCTTGAGGAAGAAAGACAGCGGCATGCCCAGGACACGGCGGAGGGGGATGATGTCACCTACAtgctggagaaggagagggagcgGCTCACCCAGCAG TTGGAGTTTGAAAAATCCCAAgtgaaaaagtttgaaaaagaacagaaaaagctgtcaagccagctggaggaggagagggcacgccACAAGCAACTGTCCTCCATGCTTGTAGTGGAGTGCAAGAAAGCCACTGCCAAAGCAGCTGAAGAGGGACAGAAGACGGCAGAACTGAGCTTGAAattggaaaaagagaagagtaaGGTGAGCAAactggaggaggagctggcatCCAAGAGGAAGCGGGGTTTACAGATGGAAGCACAAGTAGAAAAGCAGCTCTCAGAGTTTGACATTGAAAGAGAACAGCTGAAAGCCAAgctgaacagagaagaaaatcgTACAAAAGCCCTGAAAGAAGAGGTGGAATGTTTGAAGAAAGCCCTGAAAGAGCTGGAAGCTTCTTGCCAGAAGCACAGTCCTGCTGAGCCTGTGCAGCCAAAGCCCTCAATGATGTCCAGAGGTGTCACAACCGACAGTGCCACAGTGAAGTCTGTGTCTTGCCAGACAGAGTGTCTGCAGGCGGACAGAGCAGATCCTGCCAGCACAAGCAAAGCTGTGCATACCACATTtcccagccccactccacctaCTCATTCCTATGCAAAATCCAATGGTCATTGTGATACTGACATACAAATGGGAAGTGAGCTACAGCAGACAAATATAGCAGAGAACCAAGTTCAAAAGGAGAAGTTAGCTGGTACAGCCCCAGAAAGTGCAGTTGAGAATGGAAGTTCTCCTGTAAGAACAGAGTCACCAGTCCATCTGATGTCCCAGCTCCCTTCTGGTGGAGTCTCCCTGtctcccagcagcacagctgcatccTCTCTAACACCTTCTCCCTGTTCCTCACCAGTTCTGACTAAACGCTTAGTGGGAGCTACAGCAAGCAGCCCTGGTTACCAGTCATCCTACCAGGTGGGGATCAATCAACGTTTCCACGCAGCTCGGCACAAGTTTCAATCTCAGGCTGAACAGGACCATCAGTCAAGTGGTCTGCAGAGCCCGCCATCAAGGGATTTGTCTCCTACTCTAGCAGATAACTCTGCTGCCAAGCAGCTAGCCCGCAATACAGTCACTCAGGTCCTTTCCAGATTTACCAGCCAGCAGGGCCCTATTAAACCAGTCTCCCCTAATAGCTCGCCGTTTGGCACAGACTATCGAAATCTGGCAAATGCTGTGAGCCCCAAAAGTGAATCTGGTCATTCTCCAAGTGCAGGCAAGGTTTCCAGTCCACTAAGCCCGTTGTCTCCTGGAATTAAATCGCCAACCATTCCTAGAGCAGAAAGAGGGAATCCGCCACCCATTCCCCCAAAGAAACCTGGCCTTGCTCAGTCACCTGCTGCTCCTACTCCCATAACCAAAACCGCTTCTCAGGCATCTTCTCTAGGTGCCCCCATGGACGTGGCAAGTAGCTGCTCTAACAATACTGTAGTGTCAAACGGTAAAGACATTGAGATACTCCTGCCAACTAGCAGCTAG